The Musa acuminata AAA Group cultivar baxijiao chromosome BXJ3-6, Cavendish_Baxijiao_AAA, whole genome shotgun sequence region CTATAATATCACTAAATAGCACCTTCTTTGCCGGACAATATCAATAAAAGAAGGCCATACGTCACACCGATATCAATAAAAGAAGACACGTCAAACCCCATATCACGTCAGGTCACGAAGTAAACAACAAGACCGATGATTCCGATGCAGTCTCTCACGACACTTTCTCTGACGAAAACGCCACCGCACCGACGTGATatcgtccctctctctctctctctcttctcttgcgCTTTTTTAGCCCCCTAAGCGACGCCGCAGTCCTAATTCCTTGTTTCCCATCGCCGATTCTTCCATGGCATcctccttctcttctcctccgcGTGTGGTCGACGAGTGCCGAGGCGTCCTCCGCGTGCTCAGCGACGGCGCCATCGTCCGGTCCCAGAACCCCAGCTTCCCCATCCCCGTCGTCGACGACGGCTCCGTCGAGTGGAAGGACGCCCTCTTCTCCCCCGCCCCCCACGACCTCCACCTCCGCCTCTACCGCCCTCGTCGCAGCCAAGCCCCCGACGAGGGCAGGCTCCCCGTCTTCTTCTACTTCCACGGCGGCGGCTTCTGCATCGGCTCCCGCACCTGGCCCAACTGCCAGAACTACTGCCTTCGCCTCGCCTCCGACCTCCGCGCCCTCGTCGTCGCCCCCGACTACCGCCTCGCTCCCGAGCACCGCCTCCCCGCAGCCATCCACGACGCCGTCGCCTCCGTCGAGTGGCTCCGCTCCCAGGCCGCCGCAGACCCGTGGCTCGCTGAATCGGCCGACCTCGCCCGGGTGTTTATCTCGGGTGACTCCTCCGGCGGGAACATCGCCCACCACCTCGCCCTCAGGTTCGGCTCCCCTGCCGGCCGGGCCGCGCTGGCGCCGCTCCGACTCCGGGGGTTCGTCCTCCTGATGCCTTTCTTCGGCGGGACCCAGCCGACGCGGTCGGAGGCGGAGTGCCCAGACGATGCGTTCCTGAATCGGGAGCTCAACGACCGGTACTGGCGACTATCGATCCCCTCCGAGGCGACGCTGGACCACCCGCTGGTGAATCCTTTGGGGCAAGAGAGCGCGGACCTAGAGGCGGCAGAGGTGGACCCGATACTGGTGGTGGTGGGGGGACGGGATCTGCTGCGGGACCGGGCGGCGGAGTACGCGGTGCGGCTGAGGGGGTGGGGGAAGCCGGTGGAGCTGGCCGAGTTCGAGGGGCAGCAACACGGCTTCTTCACGATCGACCCCTGGTCCGAACCCTCCGGCAAGCTGATGGGGACGATCAAGCGGTTCATGAAGGACAACGGCGGCGGTTGGAGCTGAACCCGGTCTAGTTCAATTCCTCGATCTGCTACACCTTCAGTACACGTGCACGGCTTAGATTATTTGATCGAAGGGGAGAATAAGATAGGAAGAAATCCTCAAGTCATTTGGTGTTTTATTTGCATTGTTCAATTGGATCAGTCTATATGGCAAGATATGATGGGCTTTTAATGAATCTTTTACGGTTAATCTGATATcccaaaaattttaattattaaaagaggactcaatatatttataattcaaaTATAGCATGAAAATACCCTCACACTTAAATGACTTGTAATATAAAAACACAGATGATAAATATATTTGTCAATATTAAACAACTAGAAAGAAGGAGGTTTATGCAAGTTGACGCAAGTTGAGAGTATCACATAATATTGTATTgggattaataaatattttaatatttctataGTTATATAATGTGAAGGAATcaacatgaaagaaaaaaaattaaaaattagattGATGACGAGaacaaaagatataaaaaatactTTCGATCTGTTTTAATTTCTCTATATAATGTTTAGGGTGctcttcaaaaattttaaaaaatatatgacaaACGGTATTATTAGTTCTTGGATGTCATTGACGAGAAAATCAATACGACTTGGTTCAGTCCCAAAAGCACTAATCTATTACAGAAGTGATTTGGatatatgattgaaataataagtGGACTCCTTAGGCTTCACTGGCTCATGGCAACTGACCCACGATTTCTTTGAGGTGTAGTTTGCCTTCTGAAGGATGTTCGAGTCATCCCAAGGTGCTACTTGTCCTTGTCTAGTGATGCTCTGCATCACTCCGAGGAGCTCCTTAGATGCGCTGAGGTCCTACACAATTAGTCAACGTTGAAAAAtttctcgacccgacccctctaaTACTTAAATCAATAAAGAAAGTGAAAAAGATTTAGCGGAGCTTATGAGAGTTTTTTTATTTGTCCTCTCATCTGGTTTTGAGGGTTGGCTTTATACCTGATTTGTGGGAGGAGAGTGGTTGATTGCTCATTCCCTCTTTAGCTTCTCATACCGTCAAGGGTTCATTTATGTCGAAAGCTAATAAACACATCTTCATGTTGATTatatcaaggaaagacaattggGGGTGTGTCATCTACTAGGGTAGGGGTATGCTTGAAACAAACAAGGGACGTGGATCGACATCGGGTGCCCGAAGAGTTGGGCCACACCGTCTAAGATTAATATTCCTTGCGATTAAGCATGCGACCTCTGAAATCATGACCAAGGGTGATGGATCACTACTGAATCGTGGTGCGATCAAGGGGAAGTGGAGAGGTCTGACAATATGGTTGAGGGGAAACTGAGAAGTTGGGTCTAATTATTTTGCATCATTAGTCTTTTGTATGACTTTTCACATGTGTGTGTTGATTCCAAGTGGTGACCTACGACTAGTCGATTTAGCAGTGTATTGCTAATGGTATTGTTTTCTCTTATCAAGTGTAaactcttcaattttttttttaagagatatACACAATTTGTGCTTCTGCATGATAATTCAAgaattttataattgatttcatatgatgaTAAATTTACTTCTCAAATACAGGCATGAGATGTCAAACTTATTAATTTTACATCAGCTTTCTGGTATGTTATTTGATTATTGATGGCTTCTCGATTGTTCCTAAATGAACTTGCTACCTTAGAGTTAGAGTTAGGAATCACGAACCTGATGTCCTTAGTTTTTGTATTGGATCAAGATTTAAACCGGTCATTATTAGGTTTCTCCAACATAATCTAGATACGACATCTATCTTTCAAATCTTTAGATACAATAGCATCAGCATAATTTCTGCTTAGTTGTGTAGCTCTTCGATCTGGAAACTTCAAGTAGCAGCTAGCACAAAATAGTGTCATCTTTGCGATATAATATAGTAGGAAGGTGATACATCATACCAATATCAACGAAAGGAGACACATTAAACCTTATATCATCAAACCTTATATCATGTTAGCTCATTAAATAAACaacacaaaaacaaaacaaaacaacgttGGAGTCTCTCCCCACACTTTCATTGGACAAAAGCACCAAGGCATTATCCCTTCTCTTGATAGAGGATCATTAAATGTAGTGATAGagaatcattgaaaacaagaaatgaTCGATTTTTATACATTGTCTACAACATATCATTAATCCATAATTGGAGGATAATCTCCTTGATTTATGAATGTGATTGAAGCATAATTAATCCTTCCTTAACATGTATAAATGGATAAATATCACATAGAAATGAATCAACAAGCTTTCCATCATATACCTCTTTCACCTCTTCTCCTTTAACATCATGCTTTTAAATGTTGTGATCCTGTATCATATCAAACTTACAAGATTTTTATATCACATCATATCATGTTTGTTGAATCTAAATTTTTCTTCTAAAACTCTACTTCTTTAACAATGAGAGCTACTCATCCATCCATCACTGGGTTAATACAAGTTTGCACCAAACTCCCTTAAGAATGTCTCCTATAACTTTTATGTCCCCTAGCTTAATCACTAGCCCTCCTATATATCCGTACTCTCCTTTTGCTCTTATTCTACATTATCACACCTCTTCACTTGACTACTGTGTATCACTCTACAGTTATGCTTTTGACACGATAAGGGATGTCTTCTCCTCGGTCAAGTGATACCATTGTGTATTAGTCTAATCAAGTATGTGTCActagctcatcatcatctcaCACCACATGCACAACCTAGTTATACTAGTCATACCATTGGGATTGCACATGATAATATCCTCCATATGTCAAACCATGTTAGATCCTTATTCTTTACATCGTCACAAGTTCTCCACCCGAGCCTATCGAACCTCTGAGTATCACCTAAGCTCAAAAATTCCTTCACTAGCGTTAAGCCATATGtgagaaatatgatttttttatttcatattatCACATTGACTCTTGCACCATCCAATCCCACGCAAAATATTATCGGATATTAGTAGATCTTTTAAGTTAAGTGAACcttaaatagattcattattcAACACAAATCATACCTAGTAGCTAAGAGATTTCACCAATGATGGAGCATTGATTTTATAAAAACCTTCAATAGTCAAATTGATGATAATTTGACTTATCATGATCTTTGTTATTACTCAAGGTTAGCACCTAGAAAAATTAGATATTAATAATGCTTTTTTATAGGGGATATTGACTGATGATGTTTTAATATAGTAACCCCCTAATTCGTTCACCCTCAATATCTCAATCTTGTATGCAAACTTTAGAAAACTATGGGCTTCACCAAGTCCCAAGAGCTCTAAATATGCATCAACTTTATCAAATTCCGAATTTGAGAACTACTTATTCTAATAACAACAAGATAAACATACCATATATTTACTAATTTTTGTTAATGACATCATAATTACAAGTAACAACTCTCTCAAGATCAAATAATTTCCTAAGCACTTGGTAGATAGATTCGATCTAAGGTTACTAaactatttttctattttttctctTTCAAAAATAATACATCTGGGACCTATTACCAAAGACAAACTTGCAAAACACTAAAGAGGTTATCACTCTACTTTTTTTTCTACTAAATCATTCAAATTACTGTTAGTCTTGTTACGAATTCTACACTGTATCGATAACTACTTTGTTCTTTGTAGTACTAATCCCTTTCTCATTATGTGTTGCTAGACCACCAGCTAGTGACCCCTTCAGACAGGAGAGCCTAGATCTAGAGGCAATGGAGGTGAACTCGATGCTAACTGTGGTGCAAATGAGTGATCTATAGCAAGACTAAGCAACATAGTACGCAGAGTAGTTGAGGGGGTGGGAAAAGCCGGTGGAACTAGTCAAGTTCAAGGGGCAATAGCATATGTTCTTCACAATCAACCCTTGGTTCAAATCTTCCGATAAATTAATGTGGACCGTCAAGTGGCTCATGGAGGACAATCGTGATTGTTTGACCTGAACTTGGTTCGGATCAATTCTATAATATGTTATATTTTCATGATCGAAGTGTGTCGACAACTTCGTATAGGTAGTTTGATTGGAAGATACGGGTGTTTAAGCTTGTCCAAAGATGTGTATGTGGATTCTTTAACCTATTCTACATGAAAAGTGAATAGTCTCGTATAGTTAAAAATTGAAAGTATGAGATGATATATATATTGAGTTTGACCcataatcaaacaacttaagcttGTTGCTTGACATGATATATGTACATCATAACCAGTTAGATTTTTAACATTGAATAAAGTTAGGTAGATAAATTTTGATCACAatgaatcagaaaaaaaaaaagaaaaaaaaaaaggagctagTTAAGCTGCAATTTAATTGAATGAAGATGAATCTTGATTAAAGGGAACACAATCAACACGTTTGAAAAGCctaagatattaaaaatattcatatgtaTCATATAAAAGAGATATTGAGTAAGAGGATAATGTTTTAACCCACAACTTAGATAGATTAAGGTTTTTGGTTGAATTAGTATCTAATCTAATATATGTTAACCTCGATCTgtgaaataaaatatatttatatgtatgtgtgtgtttgtTTTGGATTTCCTAATTTCCATCTCAAATAATATTTTACCAGCTTTGGGTGTGAATTAATCAATTGTATTTATACtaatctatttatatttataaaggtTAAACACAATCTCCGTTGTAGTCTAGTTGGTTAGGATACTCGGCTCTCACCCGAGAGACCCGGGTTCGAGTCCCGGCAACGGAATTCTTTCGTCTTCTTTACCTTTTTCGTGCTAATAATTTCCACTGCAGTTCGTTGATCACTTCGACCCGCCTTCGCAGCAACTCCTAATGTGACGCACATAAGTTGTTTGTTCGTTGGCTGGGGACGCATTACCCGTCGACGACACGGACCGCCTTcacagaatctctctctctctctctcggtagtTCCTGCTTCATGTTGCTCCGTGCACATCATCTGTTTGTCATATTGCTTTCCTGTGTGGTGTTAGCCTAATGTTCGCTAGTTGGCGGGAGCTACTTTATGGTGATTCAATGCACATAAGCTGTTCGCTAGATGGACGTACATGCTGCAAATTACAATTCAAAGATGGACGCAAGTTCTCAGCCACAGTCAGAGAGAGCTTCATGATGCAACCGAAGGctcctaatctctctctctctctctctctccagttatGAGTGAATAGTATCGGGTTTTCTGTCCACAGTAGCAAAATTTGACCGTATCAGAACACAGTCGATTTAAAAGATCAAAGCCTTTACTGACTGATACAATTCTTGCAAACCTCAACACGGATTACAATCCAAGTGCAAGGTGTTCTACAACAACTCGATACACTACTACTCCCCTTAACAACTGACTACTGTTACTGACCGAAGAGAAGAACGGAAAACAAAATAGACTCATCGTCTATCTTCCACCACCATTCCGACTCGCTGCCACAGGAGCCCAGCAACGGAGGTCTCCGGATGATAATTAATCATCCCATCCTCATCATCCATCCTATGAGGTGAAGTAGAACACGGGGTTCAGGAAGAGATGGAGCATCTTCAAGAAGACGACGGAGGCCGAGAGGAACACCAGGCCATACGCCAATCGAAGACCCATTCTCATcacaccgagagagagagagagagagagagagagcgtgcgGATGATGAGACTGGAGGCTCGGGGTATTTATCGATGACCTGGGATTTGGTCACCGACAGGTGAGGGTACCGATACCGCTTTCGAGTTGGTTGGAGAAGGTGAGATGGAAATTTGCTTGCAATGTTTCATTAGGTTACCACCACCCTCTATACAACTTAAAAGAGGCAACTGCTTGATTAGAAATTACACTGAAACCTCTTGAAGAAATAgaatgttctttttccttttttgggACCATCAACCAATTTTAAATATCTTCCAAATCAATTTCTTAATTAAAGcaaaattttatttattgctaaaatatgataattgtctttttattttcttctttttactacTCAGCATCAGGTAAAATATGCTGTGATCCAATCGATCAAACTATATACAATTTTCAAATGCCaatcattaaaataatatttatacatacatgGGTTATGTTAAAAAAGGTATAGATAGTGGCCATCGTTCAACTAAGCTCACCATTGCGGTGCATGGATCGCAAGCATGATCCAGGTATTCTAACACGTGTGAAGCGTACACATCAACACGTCGAGTAAGTTTACGCGAACCATAAATTTTCTTTCGCCGCCCTGTACCCGCCTTGTGACTGGACCAAATGTGGGGTCCGGAATGAATCGTTTCGCCGTCTACGAGGCTGGTACAGGAAAGAGGTACATTTCGTGAGGGTGCGAGAGATTTCGTGGTGGCGCGCGCTTCGCGGCGGGGTAAGTTGCGTGTGGAAAGAGGAGGGTCACACGTGTGAAGTGGTGATAAAAGAAAGTCCAAGGATAAGGCAAAAGAGGATAAGGATTCTGACACGTCACCTTTTCTCTCGATCCCAAGAAGATCGGGAACTCCACGGCACGGCTCCACACGTGCGAGTCAGCGACACGAGTGGTGAAGCGGTGAATCGGCACGTTCACCCAAAAATCGAGAACTCGACGATGTCACGGCTCCACACGTGCGAATCAGCGACACGGGTGGGGAGGTAGTGAATCGGCTCCTGCCATGCTCTGTATAGTTGACGACGTTCGAGTGTCACAAGACAAAAAAATGTATCCTACTTGAGTTGACCAAGTTACCCTTgaaatcttctctctctctctctctctctcgctctcgctcttggAACCGTTCGAATCCAGAGGTGCGGAAAGATGAGAGACGAGGGGCCGACCCGGTTCCGCGGCGTATAGCTAGCAACGTTCATCCCGCGGAACGGATCCGGCCTTTTATAGAAGCCTGAGAGCCCGTAACCCGTCACCGGATTCCCCTCGGTGAGGCCACGTGACCCCGACGCCGATTCCACGTTTCCGTTCCACAGATTCCAGAACCTTCCAAGATTGATCGAAAAAAAGAGGATATCACCGTCGCGATCGCCAACGATGAGCGCGAGCCTTCGTGAGATTTGATCGGATGCAGCGGAACAAGACGCCTCCGCCCGCGCCGCAGCCACCGTCTCCGGGAGCCGGAGTCTCGGCGGCCCAAGTCCGGAGGCAGCCACTGATCCTAAAGCAGCCGACGCGGCCCGGGCCGCGATGCGCGGAGCTGGCCGGGGTCACAGCGGCGGACTGCGCCGCAGTGTGCTGCTGCGGCCCCTGCATGGTGGTGAACCTCGTGGTGCTGACCGCGGTGAAGCTGCCGGCGCGGGTCTGCCGCCGGGTGTTGCACGCCCGGGACAAGCGGAAGGAGAGGGCCAGGAAGCGGAAGGAGGCCCGGCTGCTGGGGCCCAAGTCCGATGCCGGAGGCGACAGGCTTTCCACCGTGACGACGGAAGACTTGAACGGCGACGTGGAGGGGCTTCACGGGTTTGTCGTGTCAGCGGCGGGGCCGTCACCAGCAGAGGTGGCAGAGGTGGAGAAGGAGATATTGGCCCGATTCCAGCGCACCGGCTTCTGGCGGAGCCCGTCCCGGAGCGAGTCCCAACGCCGACTGGAACGGTACCCTTAACGGTTTCCGTCTCTGCTCCGCTACGCGGTCGTGCTTCCGTTGGTAACTGCCTCCAGAACTCACTTCTGTTGCCTCTTCTTCTCTCGTTGAAGGATGTGAGATACTATAAAACTACATGCGCATGAAAGGTAGGTGgaaatttatatttatgatattattttggatccTTCACTTTTGCGTGAAGTTGATAGTGATTATTAAGCTTTAGTAATTTACCTAATTGTAAAAAAACCATGGCTAATGATAATTAGGTGTTGGGTTTTGAAGCTTGGGGGGGGAGCACATAgtccctctctctttcttttatttttccttgtGTGATGGAAATTAGTGGTAAAGCTCTACCACATAAAGAAAAATTAAGGGATTGTTGTTTTATTTGGAAATGCTTATTGAGCAAAAGCTTTTCAATTTATGTAATAGATGATAATATGATCACTTGTTATGTCAGACTTTGGTGATCTAATGTTAGTGTTCTCCAATTTGGTAACCCTTCTCACTCTCAACTTTGATGCAAGACTTTTAATGATTGGAAGTTGAGGAAAAAGGGGTTTCAGTAAGAGGGCAGAACCCTTTTCTGCCTTTGCTGTGAGATTTTTGGTGCCAGGTGTTAGTTATGTGACTTTCACACAAGAGTTATTTTTTGTACcgatatatttaaatattaataaaataatttagaaGCTTAACATATTTTGTGGTGAGTGAATTTTTACTATTCGATTTTCTTTATCTCAGACTATTTATGAGACTATTATTACGTATGAAATTTATTTCTTATTGTTAGGTTTTCTTTATCTCAGACTAATGTGAGACTGTTATTAGATAtgaaattttgtttcttgtaaaagattggaatgattttaaAATAAGATACTTTTTAAAGTCAAATTAAAAAATACTTTGATTATTGTAGCCCTGATTTAAATCTCAATAAAAATGCAGTATGGACGCAAAACAATAACATGCATACATGTGAATGTACACCCCTTCACATGCCCTGCCAATTACGACATTCATGCGATAGTATTCTTCCGGTAGGAACAGCATTCACAtgaggatagagagagagagagagagagagagagagagagagagatttcagaTTAGAGATGGGAGGACAAGCACCAACATAAAGCGTACTAATTTCATATCCTCGAACCATGAGACGAACGTCAACGCTGCCCTGTCTTCTCCATGGTTAATTTTCCACCACGTCTTCACAGTCAACGGTAAACAATGCCTTAGATATTCATTGTTATATAGCCAGCAAACGTGAATTCATAGAAAATTACGTTTGATAACCATTGTATAACGCCTTAGATATTCGTTGTTATATAGCTAGCAaacacagatttcatatgaatttATGTTCATTGAAAAA contains the following coding sequences:
- the LOC135639977 gene encoding carboxylesterase 15-like → MASSFSSPPRVVDECRGVLRVLSDGAIVRSQNPSFPIPVVDDGSVEWKDALFSPAPHDLHLRLYRPRRSQAPDEGRLPVFFYFHGGGFCIGSRTWPNCQNYCLRLASDLRALVVAPDYRLAPEHRLPAAIHDAVASVEWLRSQAAADPWLAESADLARVFISGDSSGGNIAHHLALRFGSPAGRAALAPLRLRGFVLLMPFFGGTQPTRSEAECPDDAFLNRELNDRYWRLSIPSEATLDHPLVNPLGQESADLEAAEVDPILVVVGGRDLLRDRAAEYAVRLRGWGKPVELAEFEGQQHGFFTIDPWSEPSGKLMGTIKRFMKDNGGGWS
- the LOC135639991 gene encoding uncharacterized protein LOC135639991 produces the protein MQRNKTPPPAPQPPSPGAGVSAAQVRRQPLILKQPTRPGPRCAELAGVTAADCAAVCCCGPCMVVNLVVLTAVKLPARVCRRVLHARDKRKERARKRKEARLLGPKSDAGGDRLSTVTTEDLNGDVEGLHGFVVSAAGPSPAEVAEVEKEILARFQRTGFWRSPSRSESQRRLERYP